GTCGCGCCGGGCGGGCCGTGGAACCTGCCCACGCTGGTCACCGTCGTGCGCAAGGCGAAATGACCATGCAGCGGCATCGGCTCGTCACCGCGCCAGTGACGCTCGTGGCATGGGGAATCGCAAGCCTGGCCGCCGCGGCGCCCTACCGTCTCAACTTCGAATACCGCGACTGGCAACTGATGTGCGACAACACGCGCACCTGCCGCGCGCTCGGCTACAACGCCCCCGACGGTATCAGCGCGCCCGTCGCCCTGTTCCTGAGCCGCAAGGCGGGCCCCGGCGAGGCCGTGCAGGCGCAGCTGTTCATCAACGAGGCGGAAACGGCCGTGCCGGGGCCGGGGCGGCTGGCCATCGGCGGCCGCGACGCCGGTACCGTCACGCTGGCGGGCGATCCCGCCAGCGCGGCCCTGTCGCGCGCGCAGGCCGATGCGCTGCTGCAGGCGCTGCCCGGCAAGGATGGCAAGGTGACGCTCACCCAAGGCAACCGCACGTGGACCGTGTCGGATGCCGGCGCCGCGGCCATGCTGCTGAAGATGGACGAGGTACAGGGGCGCCTCGGCACACCGGGCGCGGCCAGCCGTAAGGGCGACCGGCCGGAAGCGACCGTGCCGCCGGCCCCTGCCGCGCCGCTCGTGCTGGCGCAACCCCTGCCCCTGCTGCACTTCCCTCCCGCGCCCCAGCTTTTCGCGCTGGCCGCGGCGCTGCGCCGGGACCCGTTTGCCGCGGGCTGCGAGGGACTGGCGCCAGGCACCCGTCCGCAACTGCAGGTGGGTCCACTCGGCCATGGCAAGCTGCTGGCCGAGGCCGTGTGCCACAGCGGGTCGCGCGAGACCATCAGGGCCTACTGGATCGTCAACGCCGCACCGCCTTACGCACCGCGGCTGGTGGCCGACGACGTAACCCAACTGCACGGCGAGAAGCTGCGCAGCATCGCGGCATCGCCGGAGTGCGGCAGCGGTACCGAGCGGGTATGGGACGGCCGCGACTTCGTCGTTACGTACAGCTGGATCACGGGCCAGTGCGGCCGGCTGTTCCCATTCTGGTTGTGGCAACTGCCGACGTTCCAGGCCACGGTGCGCCGGCCGTAGTGCCGCCACCGATCAGGGCTGGATGGTGCCCTCGATGGAATCGTCCAGGGTCACGCCGATCGCCGCGCCGACCATGATCTTCATGCCCGAGACCAGGTTGCCGTGCTTGGTGTCCCAGTAGTAGCCCGCGGTCGGCGCCACTTTGATGACGTCGATGCGGGGGTCGTTCTCCCCTTCCGTGAACCAGGTCTTCAGTTCCGGGCTCCACAGCTCGTGGATCTTGGACGGGTCGCGCGACAGCGAGGCCAGGCCGTCCAGGTACAGGAAATGCGAGTGAGGCGAGCCCTGGAAGTACAAGCGCACGGTCGGGTTGGCGGCGATGTCTTCGTCCTTGTGGCTGTCGTTCGCGCTGAGGAACCACAGGTTGCCGCCGTCGTCGACCTTCTGCACCGACATCGGGCGCACGCCGTGGGCGGTCACGAAAAAGCAGCTCTTGGCGGCGTCGACGATGTCCTTGATCTGGCGGATGGCCTTCGCGCCGGACAGGTCGCGGTGGTTGTCTTCGGGCTGGTTGCGATTGATCGAATCCATGCTGAGCTCCTTCGTTGGCGGTCAATGGGATGCGCCGATGGTAGCGAAGAAGGGACGCACGCAATGTGCTCTGGCTAACCCACGGTTACCACGTGCGGGTCAGCAGCTGGTCAGTGGGTCATTGGCTGCCCAGCCGCGCCTCCAGCCAGGCCACGATGTCGGTAAAGATGGCGTTCCGGTTGGTCTCGTTGAAGTTCTCGTGATAGTTGGCCGGCTCCACGCGGCAGGTCAGCAGGTGCGCCGGCACATCGCCCAGCAGGCGCTGGCTGGCGGCGGTATCGGCCAGCCGGTCGTCGCCCGCCAGCACCACGTACAGCGGATGGGCCCAGCCGGCCAGCGTCAGGCCCCGCTGTGCGCGCTGCAGCGCCTGGCCGAACCGCACCGAGATCTCGCTGGCGCGCACGCCGCTGGCCTCGTCGCGATGGTGGCGCGCCGTGATGGCGGCATCGTGCGTCAGCACGTCGGTCAGCGACGCCAGCGGCACCTTCATCGTCGGTGCCAGCCGTTCCAGCATGGCGCCGGCGGCACGCAGCGGCGCCGCCACGCGGATCGCGTTGACGTAGTACGGCGACGACAGCACGAACCCGGTCACGGCGCCGGGCGGCAGTTGCAGACCCAGCTTCGTCGCGATCAGGCCGCCCATCGAATGGCCGGCGACGAATACCGGCACGCCGGGCCAGGCGCTGCGGACCCAGTCCAGGAACAGCGCCGACTCCTCCAGGAAGATGTCGAAGTCGGGAATGTCGGCACGCACGCCCTGGCCATGGCCGCACAGGTCGTAGGCGGCCGTGGCGAAGCCGTGCGCGCGCCAGTGCAGCGCAGCAGTGACCCAGTCGCCCGCGTGGGCCATGCCGCCGTGCAGCGCCAGCAGCACGGCACGGGGCGGCTGCGCCGGCTCCCAGATGTGGATCGTGCGCATGGCGCCGGCGCGGCCGGCAAACGAGTCGATACGGTCTTCGGAAAATTGCATGGGGCTTCAGTCCTGCGGCAGCGCGTGGATGGGAATGGTCGCCGGCTTGCCGGTCACGCCATGGCGCTGCGCGAACTGCGCCGCGATGCTGGTGCGGATCGTGTCCAGCCTGCGGCTGTCGCGGTACAGCAGGTTGTAGCTCTCGAACGGCACCATCTTGCCATCCGGCTGGGCGAAGTGGATGCACGACTTCTTCAGCGCCCGCACGTCCAGCGAGTAAGCGTCCATGAACTGCACGATCAGCACGCGGAACACGTTATCGTAGCGCAGCGTGTCGGGCGCGCTGACGAGCGGCAGGCAGCACATCAGTTCGGACAGGCAGTTGGCCTGCGACTCCGGCGAGTGATTGGTGGAGAACAGCTTGAACACCTGGTCCTTGACGGCGCCCCGCAGCGCGTCGTCGCGTTCGAACACGATCGTGTTGCCGCTGCCTTCGACCAGCGTCTGCGGGTCGAGCCAGCGCGTCAGCGGCACGGTGCG
This is a stretch of genomic DNA from Pseudoduganella chitinolytica. It encodes these proteins:
- a CDS encoding DUF1176 domain-containing protein, producing the protein MQRHRLVTAPVTLVAWGIASLAAAAPYRLNFEYRDWQLMCDNTRTCRALGYNAPDGISAPVALFLSRKAGPGEAVQAQLFINEAETAVPGPGRLAIGGRDAGTVTLAGDPASAALSRAQADALLQALPGKDGKVTLTQGNRTWTVSDAGAAAMLLKMDEVQGRLGTPGAASRKGDRPEATVPPAPAAPLVLAQPLPLLHFPPAPQLFALAAALRRDPFAAGCEGLAPGTRPQLQVGPLGHGKLLAEAVCHSGSRETIRAYWIVNAAPPYAPRLVADDVTQLHGEKLRSIAASPECGSGTERVWDGRDFVVTYSWITGQCGRLFPFWLWQLPTFQATVRRP
- a CDS encoding pyridoxamine 5'-phosphate oxidase family protein; its protein translation is MDSINRNQPEDNHRDLSGAKAIRQIKDIVDAAKSCFFVTAHGVRPMSVQKVDDGGNLWFLSANDSHKDEDIAANPTVRLYFQGSPHSHFLYLDGLASLSRDPSKIHELWSPELKTWFTEGENDPRIDVIKVAPTAGYYWDTKHGNLVSGMKIMVGAAIGVTLDDSIEGTIQP
- a CDS encoding alpha/beta fold hydrolase; the encoded protein is MQFSEDRIDSFAGRAGAMRTIHIWEPAQPPRAVLLALHGGMAHAGDWVTAALHWRAHGFATAAYDLCGHGQGVRADIPDFDIFLEESALFLDWVRSAWPGVPVFVAGHSMGGLIATKLGLQLPPGAVTGFVLSSPYYVNAIRVAAPLRAAGAMLERLAPTMKVPLASLTDVLTHDAAITARHHRDEASGVRASEISVRFGQALQRAQRGLTLAGWAHPLYVVLAGDDRLADTAASQRLLGDVPAHLLTCRVEPANYHENFNETNRNAIFTDIVAWLEARLGSQ